One stretch of Mus pahari chromosome 5, PAHARI_EIJ_v1.1, whole genome shotgun sequence DNA includes these proteins:
- the Gpr45 gene encoding probable G-protein coupled receptor 45 — protein sequence MACNSTPMGTYEHLLLNVSNTLDPGATPLSAPLRISLAIMMLLMIVVGFLGNTVVCIIVYQRPAMRSAINLLLATLAFSDIMLSLCCMPFTAITLITVRWHFGDHFCRLSATLYWFFVLEGVAILLIISVDRFLIIVQRQDKLNPRRAKMIIAASWVLSFCISAPSFTGWTFMEVPARAPQCVLGYTEFPAERAYVVTLVVAVFFAPFGVMLCSYLCILNTVRKNAVRVHNQSDSLDLRQLTGAGLRRLRRQQQQASLDLSFKTKAFTTILILFVGFSLCWLPHSVYSLLSAFSRRFYYSASFYTTSTCVLWLSYLKSVFNPIVYCWRIKKFREACIELLPHTFQILPKVPERIQRKIQPSTIYVCNENQSAV from the coding sequence ATGGCCTGTAACAGCACACCCATGGGGACTTATGAACATCTGCTGCTGAATGTGAGCAACACTTTGGATCCCGGGGCCACCCCACTGTCTGCACCGCTCAGGATCTCGCTGGCAATAATGATGCTGCTGATGATCGTGGTAGGATTCCTTGGCAACACGGTGGTCTGCATCATCGTGTACCAGAGGCCAGCCATGCGTTCAGCCATCAACCTGCTGCTGGCCACCTTGGCCTTCTCTGACATCATGCTGTCTTTATGCTGCATGCCATTCACGGCCATCACCCTCATCACTGTTCGCTGGCACTTTGGGGACCACTTTTGTAGGCTTTCAGCTACTCTCTATTGGTTTTTTGTCCTAGAGGGCGTGGCCATCCTGCTTATCATTAGCGTGGACCGATTTCTCATCATCGTGCAGCGTCAGGACAAGTTGAACCCACGCAGGGCTAAGATGATCATTGCGGCCTCCTGGGTGCTGTCTTTCTGCATCTCTGCGCCCTCCTTCACTGGCTGGACGTTCATGGAGGTGCCTGCTCGGGCCCCACAGTGCGTGCTGGGCTACACCGAGTTCCCAGCTGAACGCGCCTATGTGGTGACACTGGTGGTGGCAGTGTTCTTTGCTCCCTTCGGCGTCATGCTGTGCTCCTATCTGTGCATCCTCAATACGGTGCGGAAGAACGCTGTCCGTGTGCACAACCAGTCGGACAGCCTGGACCTTAGACAGCTGACCGGGGCTGGCCTGAGACGTCttcggcggcagcagcagcaggccagcctggacctgAGTTTCAAAACCAAGGCCTTCACCACCATCCTCATCCTCTTCGTGGGCTTTTCCCTCTGCTGGCTGCCGCACTCAGTCTACAGCCTGTTGTCAGCGTTCAGCCGGCGGTTCTATTACAGCGCCTCCTTCTACACCACCAGCACGTGCGTCCTGTGGCTCAGTTACCTCAAGTCTGTTTTCAACCCCATTGTCTATTGCTGGAGGATCAAGAAATTCCGCGAGGCCTGCATAGAGTTGCTTCCCCACACTTTCCAAATCCTCCCTAAAGTGCCTGAGCGGATCCAGAGGAAAATCCAGCCGAGCACCATCTATGTGTGCAACGAAAACCAATCCGCTGTCTAG